A stretch of the Hyphomicrobiales bacterium genome encodes the following:
- a CDS encoding arsenate reductase (azurin) large subunit produces MAYKRHVDRLPIIPADAKKHNVTCHYCIVGCGYHAYTWPVNKQGGTAPGENALGADLSRQQGAETDAWYAPSMYNVVKQNGRDVHLVIKPDQGCTVNSGLGSVRGARMAENRRSDITGTQQQRLAEPMVWRYGTWQPTSWDDALDLVARVTARVIDKDDEDDLFVSMFDHGGSAGGYENTWGTGKLYFQSMKVKNCRIHNRPAYNSEVHSSRDMGVDELNYAYEDYGLTDTIMIVGANPLETQTNLFLNHMVPGMRKGAKVIFVDPRRTVSVNAAEIEAGKDNVLHLAIASGTDLALFNAIFTHIVEKGWVDSDFIAKSTFQGDVAQPQNEQFPSPLGSFEMAKAECRMSLAEAAGICGVSEADIMKAAAWIAEPIDGRRRKCVTAYEKGIIWGNDNYRTIGALVNIGLATGNIGREGGGVCRLGGHQEGYFRPSDAHVGRPAPYLDQLIIAGRGKVHHIWANDHYKTTLNAVEFKRVYNRRTNMVKEAMDARAGATREELVDAIVGAIEAGGLFSVNVDIIHTQIGQGAHVILPAVESGEMNLTSMNGERRMRLVEKYMDGPGSAKPDCLIAAGLAQHLERVLREEGRNEYADQFKGYDWSSEEDAFMDGYNKGNPEVTYERLRAMGNNGVQEPVVGFANGQLVGTKRLYTDGNFTRHGRQDKKALFCGGGWRGLQAPGKAAQKAGHRFLINNGRSNINWQNWFLDKDNDFVSDRYPYPFLEINPDDMAELGLKAGDLVEVYNDVGATQAMAYPTPTAKRGETFMLFGAPTGTQGNVINAGVNELILPNYKQTWGNIRKISDAPAAIAHLSFKSKEYTAG; encoded by the coding sequence ATGGCTTATAAGCGACACGTGGACCGTTTGCCCATCATTCCGGCGGACGCCAAGAAGCACAACGTCACCTGCCACTACTGCATCGTCGGCTGCGGCTATCACGCCTACACTTGGCCGGTGAACAAGCAGGGCGGCACGGCACCCGGTGAGAACGCACTCGGCGCCGATCTCTCGCGCCAGCAGGGCGCCGAGACGGACGCCTGGTACGCTCCCTCGATGTACAACGTCGTCAAGCAGAACGGCCGCGACGTCCACCTCGTCATCAAGCCGGATCAGGGCTGCACCGTGAACTCCGGCCTCGGCTCCGTGCGCGGCGCCCGCATGGCGGAGAACCGGCGCTCCGACATCACCGGCACGCAGCAGCAGCGCCTCGCCGAGCCGATGGTCTGGCGCTATGGCACGTGGCAGCCGACGAGTTGGGACGACGCGCTCGACCTCGTTGCCCGCGTCACCGCCCGCGTCATCGACAAGGACGACGAGGACGACCTTTTCGTCTCCATGTTCGACCACGGCGGCTCGGCCGGCGGCTATGAGAACACCTGGGGCACCGGCAAGCTCTATTTCCAATCCATGAAGGTCAAGAACTGCCGCATCCACAACCGCCCGGCCTACAACTCCGAGGTTCACTCGAGCCGCGACATGGGCGTCGACGAGCTGAACTACGCCTACGAGGACTACGGTCTCACCGATACGATCATGATCGTCGGTGCGAACCCGCTCGAAACGCAGACGAATTTGTTCCTCAACCACATGGTTCCCGGGATGCGCAAGGGCGCCAAGGTCATCTTCGTCGACCCGCGCCGCACCGTCTCCGTCAATGCCGCCGAGATCGAGGCGGGCAAGGACAACGTCCTCCACCTGGCGATCGCCTCGGGCACCGACCTCGCGCTCTTCAACGCCATTTTCACGCACATCGTCGAGAAGGGCTGGGTCGACAGCGACTTCATCGCCAAATCCACCTTCCAGGGGGATGTCGCGCAACCCCAGAACGAACAGTTCCCCTCCCCACTCGGCTCCTTCGAGATGGCCAAGGCCGAGTGCCGCATGTCGCTCGCCGAGGCGGCCGGGATCTGCGGCGTTTCCGAGGCCGACATCATGAAGGCGGCCGCCTGGATCGCCGAGCCGATCGACGGCCGGCGCCGCAAGTGCGTCACGGCCTACGAAAAGGGCATCATCTGGGGCAACGACAACTACCGCACGATCGGCGCGCTTGTGAACATCGGCCTCGCCACCGGCAACATCGGTCGCGAGGGCGGTGGCGTCTGCCGCCTCGGCGGTCACCAGGAGGGGTATTTTCGTCCCTCCGACGCCCATGTCGGGCGCCCGGCTCCCTACCTCGACCAGCTCATCATCGCCGGGCGCGGCAAGGTTCACCACATCTGGGCGAACGACCATTACAAGACGACGTTGAACGCCGTCGAGTTCAAGCGCGTCTACAACCGGCGCACGAACATGGTCAAGGAGGCCATGGACGCCCGTGCCGGCGCGACGCGCGAGGAACTGGTCGATGCGATCGTCGGTGCGATCGAAGCGGGTGGGTTGTTCTCCGTCAACGTCGACATCATCCACACCCAGATCGGTCAAGGCGCGCATGTCATCCTCCCGGCGGTCGAATCCGGGGAGATGAATCTGACCTCCATGAACGGCGAGCGGCGCATGCGCTTGGTCGAGAAATACATGGACGGTCCCGGCTCGGCGAAACCGGATTGCCTCATCGCGGCCGGTCTTGCCCAACACCTCGAGCGCGTGCTGCGCGAGGAAGGGCGCAACGAATACGCCGACCAGTTCAAGGGCTACGACTGGTCGAGCGAGGAAGACGCCTTCATGGACGGCTACAACAAGGGCAATCCGGAGGTGACCTACGAGCGCCTGCGCGCCATGGGCAACAATGGCGTCCAGGAGCCGGTCGTCGGTTTCGCGAACGGCCAGCTGGTCGGCACCAAGCGGCTCTACACGGACGGCAACTTCACGCGTCACGGTCGCCAGGACAAGAAGGCCCTCTTCTGCGGCGGTGGCTGGCGCGGGCTGCAGGCGCCGGGCAAGGCGGCACAGAAGGCGGGCCACCGCTTCCTGATCAACAACGGCCGCTCAAACATCAACTGGCAGAACTGGTTCCTCGACAAGGACAACGACTTCGTCTCCGACCGCTATCCCTATCCGTTCCTGGAGATCAATCCGGACGACATGGCGGAACTCGGCCTGAAGGCGGGCGATCTCGTCGAGGTCTACAACGACGTCGGTGCGACGCAGGCCATGGCCTACCCGACGCCGACCGCAAAGCGCGGCGAGACCTTCATGCTGTTCGGCGCGCCGACCGGCACGCAGGGCAACGTCATCAACGCCGGTGTCAACGAGCTGATCCTGCCGAACTACAAGCAGACCTGGGGCAACATCCGCAAGATTTCGGACGCCCCGGCGGCGATCGCGCACCTCTCCTTCAAGTCGAAGGAATACACCGCCGGCTGA
- the caiD gene encoding crotonobetainyl-CoA hydratase has translation MGQYVEVRRNGHVLEVTLDKPKVNAIDHEMSRELGAAFAELRDDPELRVAILTARGDRIFSAGWDLKSLEADGTQLDNWWEVGDYGDGGFAGLTENWNNNKPVIAALNGLAIGGGFELALACDLVIASEHVQFALPELPLGIVPDAGALQRLPRRVPHNIAMEMFLLGRRMPASEAAHYGLVNKVVPHADLMAAAREWASHLAKAAPLALQAVKEVLRGIECVPLEQAFARMRTNEMKTYRAMLASEDAQEGVRAFVERREPRFKGR, from the coding sequence ATGGGCCAGTACGTCGAGGTGAGGCGCAATGGCCATGTGCTCGAGGTGACGCTCGACAAGCCCAAGGTCAACGCCATCGATCACGAGATGAGCCGCGAGCTTGGTGCCGCATTCGCCGAATTGCGCGACGATCCAGAACTGCGCGTGGCGATCCTGACCGCGCGCGGCGATCGCATTTTCTCGGCGGGATGGGATCTCAAATCACTCGAGGCGGACGGCACGCAGCTCGACAACTGGTGGGAGGTCGGCGACTACGGCGATGGCGGCTTCGCCGGACTGACGGAGAACTGGAACAACAACAAGCCGGTGATCGCCGCCCTCAACGGGCTCGCCATCGGCGGCGGTTTCGAGCTGGCGCTGGCCTGCGACCTCGTCATCGCCTCCGAGCATGTCCAGTTCGCTTTACCCGAGCTGCCGCTCGGCATCGTCCCCGACGCCGGTGCCCTCCAGCGCCTCCCCCGCCGTGTGCCGCACAACATCGCCATGGAGATGTTCCTGCTCGGCAGGCGGATGCCGGCCAGCGAGGCCGCCCACTACGGCCTCGTCAACAAGGTGGTGCCGCATGCCGATCTGATGGCGGCCGCGCGCGAATGGGCTTCACACCTCGCCAAGGCCGCCCCCCTCGCGTTGCAGGCCGTCAAGGAAGTGCTGCGCGGCATCGAGTGCGTTCCGCTCGAGCAGGCTTTCGCGCGCATGCGCACCAACGAGATGAAGACCTATCGCGCAATGCTCGCGTCCGAGGACGCGCAGGAGGGCGTGCGTGCGTTCGTCGAGAGGCGCGAGCCTCGGTTCAAGGGTCGTTGA
- a CDS encoding 3-hydroxybutyryl-CoA dehydrogenase, which produces MARPAPGDVRRVASIGAGPIGAGWAAHFLARGYDVSAYLHSMAERAAFEEVLDTAWISLTALGLAPGASRERLRLTDDLAEAVGDAEFVQESAPERLDIKQDLYERLGRLVPAGVVISSSTSGLPMTDIQARCETPERTIVGHPFNPPYLLPLVEIIGGARTAPEAVAWARDFYAHAGKAPLVMKKEVPGFVATRLQEALWREALHMVANGEATPEDIDIALMNGPAPRMAIQGQCMAFHVACGAGGMATNLDQFGPALKLPWTRLEAPELTAELRNRMVDGCNAIAGDRHFKDMAAERDRAIVGVLKAVRAAREGG; this is translated from the coding sequence ATGGCGCGACCGGCACCCGGGGACGTAAGGCGTGTGGCGAGCATCGGCGCGGGCCCGATCGGGGCGGGCTGGGCGGCCCACTTCCTTGCGAGGGGCTACGATGTCTCGGCCTATCTCCACTCCATGGCCGAGCGCGCTGCCTTCGAGGAGGTCCTCGACACCGCCTGGATCAGCCTGACGGCGCTCGGCCTCGCGCCCGGCGCCTCGCGCGAGCGGCTGCGGCTGACCGACGATCTGGCCGAAGCGGTCGGCGATGCCGAGTTCGTCCAGGAAAGCGCCCCCGAGCGCCTCGACATCAAGCAGGACCTCTATGAGCGGCTCGGCCGGCTCGTTCCGGCTGGCGTCGTGATCTCCTCGAGCACCTCCGGTCTGCCGATGACCGACATTCAGGCCCGCTGCGAAACGCCCGAGCGCACCATCGTCGGCCATCCCTTCAATCCGCCCTATCTCCTGCCGCTGGTCGAGATCATCGGCGGCGCCCGAACCGCGCCCGAGGCGGTCGCCTGGGCCCGCGATTTTTACGCCCATGCCGGCAAGGCGCCGCTGGTGATGAAAAAGGAGGTGCCCGGCTTCGTTGCAACGCGCCTCCAGGAGGCCCTCTGGCGCGAGGCGCTGCACATGGTGGCGAACGGCGAGGCGACACCCGAAGACATCGACATCGCCCTGATGAACGGGCCCGCCCCGCGCATGGCGATCCAGGGCCAGTGCATGGCCTTTCACGTCGCCTGCGGGGCCGGCGGCATGGCCACCAACCTCGACCAGTTCGGGCCGGCGCTCAAACTGCCCTGGACCCGGCTCGAGGCGCCGGAGCTGACCGCCGAATTGCGCAATCGCATGGTCGATGGCTGCAACGCGATTGCCGGCGACCGCCATTTCAAGGACATGGCCGCCGAGCGCGACCGCGCCATCGTCGGGGTTCTGAAGGCGGTGCGTGCGGCGCGCGAGGGCGGCTGA